A region from the Streptosporangium sp. NBC_01756 genome encodes:
- a CDS encoding S8 family serine peptidase yields MKTIRKALGAAAALALMTFTLAPAPAAQAALASRVLETHATSDRVLETYATSETASFWVRMADKADLSAARKMMNRTTRGQDVADRLKSTADRSQAPLRKLLKAEGLTSKAFWASNAVYVEDAPESVAREIAALPGVEEIRPSKTYTIPKPVAGQPAATAETGLAWGVSNINADDVWAQTGRRGEGIVVANVDTGVQFDHPALVKQYRGNNGDGTFTHDYNWINPSNNCESAAPCDTHGHGSHTMGTIAGDDGAGNQIGVAPGVTWIAGNGCPGGSCPDTDLLAVSQWMLAPTDLSGENPDVSKRPHIVNNSWGSNPSDDPLMEDIQLAWAASGIMGVWANGNEGPGCKTSGSPGSRSINYSVGAYDANNKIASFSSRGPGQDGQIKPNISAPGVNIRSVHPDGGYVAMNGTSMATPHVTGAIALLWSARPEYARDPDATRVLLDLSAIDTADTSCGGTAADNNVYGEGRLDALALIQVGATGSSTVAGTVTDAGTGRSVAGAALTITGPLTRTTTLGTEGTYSFSLVAGDYQISVTAFGYQTGTRAVTLTKDGNHTVDIALVPTQRVDLTGTVTDGSGLGRPLPASVVADDGKGHRWSADADPGTGAYTLPLLPATTYTLTYTTKEPGYDPATRRLDLGETGQRLDVGLTVNLACTASGYQVSRDGSTQPFNGTTKPKGWTVTNVDIGIPNYDHQPGWVFKDAGKRGNHTGGDGGFAIVDSRNSGIGHIQDTYLTSPAYDLTGRTQAAIELAHDLKPAVNSTATIELSLDGGRTWDAVWSVTRFPGAPGPATQVVPIPQANGKTGVKFRLYYQGQLSGWWAVDNAFVGDRTCTLAAKG; encoded by the coding sequence ATGAAGACCATCCGCAAGGCACTCGGGGCGGCGGCCGCACTCGCGCTGATGACCTTTACGCTCGCCCCGGCTCCCGCCGCGCAGGCCGCCCTCGCCTCCAGGGTGCTGGAAACCCATGCCACATCCGACAGGGTGCTGGAAACCTACGCCACGTCCGAGACCGCCTCCTTCTGGGTACGGATGGCGGACAAGGCCGACTTATCCGCAGCCAGGAAGATGATGAATCGCACCACCCGCGGACAGGACGTGGCCGACCGGCTCAAGTCCACCGCGGACCGCTCCCAGGCGCCGCTGCGCAAGCTCCTCAAGGCCGAAGGCCTCACCTCGAAGGCGTTCTGGGCCAGCAACGCCGTCTACGTCGAGGACGCACCCGAGTCCGTCGCCCGCGAGATCGCCGCCCTGCCCGGTGTCGAGGAGATCCGCCCGTCCAAGACGTACACCATCCCCAAGCCCGTGGCGGGCCAGCCCGCCGCAACCGCTGAGACGGGCCTGGCCTGGGGGGTGAGCAACATCAACGCCGACGACGTCTGGGCGCAGACCGGCCGCCGCGGCGAGGGCATCGTCGTCGCCAATGTCGACACCGGTGTGCAGTTCGATCATCCCGCTCTGGTCAAGCAGTATCGGGGCAACAACGGCGACGGCACCTTCACCCACGACTACAACTGGATCAACCCCAGCAACAACTGCGAGAGCGCCGCCCCCTGCGACACCCACGGGCACGGCAGCCACACCATGGGGACCATCGCCGGCGACGACGGCGCCGGAAACCAGATCGGGGTCGCCCCGGGGGTCACCTGGATCGCCGGCAACGGCTGCCCCGGCGGCTCCTGCCCGGACACCGATCTGCTCGCGGTCTCGCAGTGGATGCTCGCCCCCACCGACCTGTCCGGCGAAAACCCGGACGTGTCGAAGCGCCCCCACATCGTCAACAACTCCTGGGGCTCGAACCCCTCCGACGACCCGCTGATGGAGGACATCCAGCTGGCCTGGGCCGCCTCGGGGATCATGGGTGTCTGGGCCAACGGCAACGAGGGCCCCGGCTGCAAGACCTCCGGCTCACCCGGCAGTCGCAGCATCAACTACTCGGTCGGCGCCTACGACGCCAACAACAAGATCGCCAGTTTCTCCAGTCGCGGCCCCGGCCAGGACGGCCAGATCAAGCCGAACATCTCCGCCCCCGGCGTCAACATCCGCTCCGTCCATCCAGACGGCGGCTACGTCGCCATGAACGGCACCTCCATGGCGACCCCGCACGTCACGGGTGCGATCGCACTGCTGTGGTCGGCCCGGCCCGAGTACGCCCGCGACCCCGACGCCACTCGCGTGCTGCTGGACCTGTCCGCCATCGACACCGCCGACACCTCCTGCGGAGGCACCGCCGCCGACAACAACGTCTACGGTGAAGGCCGCCTGGACGCCCTGGCTCTCATCCAGGTGGGCGCCACCGGCAGCTCGACCGTCGCCGGCACCGTCACCGACGCCGGCACCGGACGGTCCGTCGCCGGAGCCGCCCTCACCATCACCGGCCCGTTGACCCGCACGACCACCCTCGGCACCGAAGGCACCTACTCCTTCAGTCTCGTCGCGGGCGACTACCAGATCAGCGTGACGGCCTTCGGATACCAGACCGGCACCCGCGCGGTCACCCTCACCAAGGACGGCAACCACACCGTCGACATCGCCCTGGTCCCGACTCAGCGGGTCGACCTCACCGGTACCGTCACCGACGGCTCAGGCCTGGGCCGGCCCCTGCCCGCCTCCGTGGTCGCCGACGACGGCAAGGGGCACCGCTGGAGCGCCGACGCCGACCCCGGCACCGGCGCCTACACCCTGCCGCTGCTCCCCGCCACCACCTACACCCTCACCTACACCACCAAGGAGCCCGGCTACGACCCCGCCACCCGCCGGCTCGACCTCGGCGAGACGGGCCAGCGCCTCGACGTCGGCCTCACCGTCAACCTCGCCTGCACCGCCTCCGGCTACCAGGTCAGCCGGGACGGCAGCACCCAGCCGTTCAACGGCACCACCAAGCCCAAGGGCTGGACCGTCACGAACGTCGACATCGGCATCCCCAACTACGACCACCAGCCCGGCTGGGTGTTCAAGGACGCGGGCAAGCGCGGCAACCACACCGGTGGCGACGGCGGCTTCGCCATCGTCGACTCCCGCAACTCCGGCATCGGCCATATCCAGGACACCTACCTCACCAGTCCCGCCTACGACCTGACCGGTCGCACCCAGGCCGCCATCGAACTCGCCCACGACCTCAAGCCGGCCGTCAACTCCACCGCCACCATCGAGCTCAGCCTCGACGGCGGCCGCACCTGGGACGCCGTCTGGAGCGTCACCCGATTCCCCGGCGCCCCCGGCCCCGCCACCCAGGTCGTGCCGATCCCCCAGGCCAACGGCAAGACAGGCGTCAAGTTCCGGCTCTACTACCAAGGCCAGCTCTCCGGCTGGTGGGCAGTCGACAACGCCTTCGTCGGCGACCGTACCTGCACCCTCGCCGCCAAGGGCTGA
- a CDS encoding MbtH family protein, with translation MTTNPFDDPDGRFLVLVNAEDQHSLWPSFAEVPAGWTVVLAENTRTACLDYIERHWTDLRPRSLTEAMNG, from the coding sequence ATGACCACCAATCCGTTCGACGACCCCGACGGCCGCTTCCTGGTCCTGGTCAACGCCGAGGACCAGCACTCCTTGTGGCCCTCCTTCGCCGAGGTCCCCGCCGGCTGGACCGTCGTCCTCGCCGAGAACACCCGCACCGCCTGCCTGGACTACATCGAAAGACACTGGACCGACCTGCGCCCCCGTTCCCTGACCGAGGCCATGAACGGCTGA
- a CDS encoding WD40/YVTN/BNR-like repeat-containing protein, with the protein MTTTARQRVRRTAATASATVLLATLLSVTTGTPAGAGSVCTPAWSLMPASAIVPDRDTEVVGVNALSATDVRFTENHSNAGTQTLTWNGRKLTENGPQIPQPPWTRSSFQADRGSFDSAKSGWVKTSLLPGYSPSTLARWDGSRWTLVPGAVSPTPEKGAATVHGIASLAPNLAWAVGDTSDGGALIERWDGTEWTVVGHPAADRPRDTLIAVRALSATDIWASGTHRDPDTGRYQPMILHYDGTTWTETALPGIESGGSLQSITATGPDDIWAGGWKGTETQPEPLLLHWDGQSWTEAPAPANTPGGSQFHRLYAPAPGDLWAITLGADPSFRVMHWTGGSWQRVKPQGAVPDTYEFYFHDIAGTGPNDVWVVGASTFTEPSDFGYPRVRTRRLIAHLSCGGK; encoded by the coding sequence ATGACAACGACAGCCCGCCAACGGGTACGGCGGACGGCCGCCACCGCCTCCGCCACCGTCCTGCTCGCCACGTTACTGAGCGTCACCACCGGCACCCCGGCCGGTGCCGGATCGGTCTGCACCCCGGCCTGGAGCCTCATGCCCGCCTCCGCCATCGTCCCTGACAGGGACACCGAGGTGGTCGGCGTCAACGCGTTGTCCGCCACCGACGTCCGCTTCACCGAGAACCACTCCAACGCCGGCACCCAGACCCTGACCTGGAACGGCAGGAAGCTCACGGAGAACGGCCCGCAGATCCCTCAGCCGCCATGGACCCGGTCGAGCTTCCAGGCGGACAGGGGGTCGTTCGACTCGGCCAAGAGCGGCTGGGTCAAGACCAGCCTGCTCCCCGGCTACTCGCCGAGCACGCTGGCCCGATGGGACGGCAGCCGGTGGACGCTGGTGCCTGGAGCGGTCTCCCCGACGCCGGAAAAGGGCGCGGCCACGGTTCACGGCATCGCCTCGCTGGCCCCGAACCTCGCCTGGGCGGTGGGCGATACCTCCGACGGCGGCGCGCTGATCGAGCGCTGGGACGGCACCGAATGGACCGTCGTCGGACACCCCGCCGCCGACCGCCCGCGCGACACGCTGATCGCCGTGCGAGCGTTGTCGGCGACCGACATCTGGGCGTCGGGCACCCACCGCGACCCCGACACTGGCCGCTACCAGCCGATGATCCTGCACTACGACGGCACCACCTGGACCGAGACCGCCCTGCCCGGCATCGAGTCGGGCGGTAGCCTGCAGTCGATCACCGCGACCGGGCCCGACGACATCTGGGCCGGCGGCTGGAAGGGCACGGAGACCCAACCGGAGCCGCTGCTCCTGCACTGGGACGGACAGAGCTGGACCGAGGCCCCCGCCCCCGCGAACACGCCGGGGGGAAGCCAGTTCCACCGCCTGTACGCCCCCGCCCCCGGTGATCTGTGGGCCATCACGCTCGGCGCCGATCCGTCCTTCCGGGTGATGCACTGGACCGGCGGCTCCTGGCAGCGGGTCAAGCCCCAGGGTGCCGTGCCGGACACCTACGAGTTCTACTTCCACGACATCGCAGGCACCGGCCCGAACGACGTGTGGGTGGTGGGCGCCTCCACTTTCACCGAGCCCTCGGATTTCGGCTATCCGCGCGTGCGGACCCGACGGCTGATCGCCCACCTGAGCTGCGGGGGTAAGTGA